Genomic window (Planococcus sp. MSAK28401):
TTGGTCGGGCAAGGCGCAAAAGTGATCTTGGCAAGCCATCTCGGTCGCCCGAAAGGCCAAGTCAACGAAGACATGAGACTAGCTGCGGCAGGCGCACGGTTGGCCGAATTGCTCGGCAACGACGTGAAATGCCTTGAAGAATCCGTAGGGGACACAGTGGAGCAGGAAATCGCTTCACTTGAACCAGGCGAAATTCTATTGCTTGAAAACGTTCGTTTCCATGCGGGCGAAGAAAAGAATGACCCGGAACTCGCAAAACAATTTGCGGCTCTCGCGGATGTATTCGTCAACGATGCATTCGGGGCTGCCCACAGAGCGCATGCTTCCACTGCAGGAATCGCCGAACATTTGCCGGCGGTATCCGGCCTGTTGCTCGAAAAAGAGCTGGACGTTCTCGGCAAAGCTTTATCAGAACCAGACCGTCCGTTTACTGCCATCATCGGCGGGGCGAAGGTAAAAGACAAAATTGGCGTCATCGATCATTTGCTCGACAAAGTCGATAATTTAATTATCGGCGGCGGGTTGTCGTACACCTTCCTCAAAGCGCTCGGCCATGAAATCGGCAATTCACTTGTCGAGGAAGACAAACTTGACCTTGCCAAATCGTTTATCGACAAAGCGAAAGAAAAAGGCGTGAAGTTCTATTTGCCGGTTGATGCGACAGTCGCGAACGAGTTCTCGAAAGATGCAGAGACCAAAACGGTGAAAATCGAAGAAATTCCGTCCGATTGGATGGGGCTCGACATCGGGCCGGAAACAGCGAAAATGTATGCCGATGTCATCAACCAGTCGAAGCTCATCATCTGGAACGGGCCAATGGGCGTGTTTGAAATGGAAGCTTTTGCAAACGGCACGAAATCCGTCGCTCAAGCGATGGCAGAAACACCAGGCTATACAGTCATCGGCGGCGGCGATTCCGCAGCGGCAGTCGAGAAATTCCATGTGGCAGATAAAATGGACCATATTTCAACAGGTGGCGGCGCTTCTCTGGAGTTCATGGAAGGCAAGGATTTGCCAGGCGTTACCGCATTAACCGATAAATAAAGGGAGTGTTTTTGTGAGAAAACCGATCATTGCAGGAAACTGGAAAATGTATAAAACAGCATCACAAGCGAAGGAATTTGTAGAAAAAGTAAACGGCTTGGTGCCGGATGCAGAAAAACTCGATTCTGTCATTTGTGCCCCGGCTCTATACCTGACTCAATTAGTGGATGCTGCTGAAAACAGCGCATTGAAAATTGGCGCACAGACGATGCACGATAAAGGCGAAGGCGCATTCACTGGTGAAATCAGCCCTGTGCAATTGGCAGACATCGGCGTCGACTATGTCATTATCGGGCATTCCGAGCGCCGACAGTATTTCAATGAAACCGATGAAACAGTCAATGCAAAAGTGAAATCGGCATTTTCACATCAATTGACGCCGATCCTATGTGTCGGTGAAACTGATGAACAGCGTGAAGGGGGCCAAATGGAAAGCATCGTGGAATCGCAAGTCGAAAAAGCAGTAGAGGGCTTGACCGATGCACAAATCGCTGAGCTAGTCATTGCTTACGAGCCAATCTGGGCAATCGGAACAGGTAAAACAGCGACAGCTGAAGATGCCAACGAAGCTTGCGGCATCGTCCGCAAAAAAATCGCTTCACTTTACAGCGATGAATCGGCTGAAAAAGTCCGCATCCAGTACGGCGGAAGCGTGAAACCTGCCAATATCCAGGAATTGCTCTCGATGGAGCATATCGACGGCGCGTTAGTCGGCGGTGCGAGCTTGGAAACGGAATCGTTCGTCAAGCTGTTGGAGGCGGGTTCAAATGCGTAAAACGGCCAATCCGGCTGCCTTGATCATCCTTGATGGTTTCGGCTGCCGCGAAGAAACCGCTGGAAATGCAGTTGCACAAGCGCATAAGCCGAATTTCGACAGACTGTGGAACGAATATCCCCATGAATTGCTGACAGCTTCGGGTGAAGCGGTCGGTTTGCCGGACGGGCAAATGGGCAATTCCGAAGTCGGCCATTTGAATATCGGTGCGGGCCGCATTGTTTACCAAAATTTGACACGTATCCATAAATCAATCAAAGACGGCGATTTCTTTGAAAATCCCGCATTTCTAGATGCTGTCATGAACGCTAAAGAAAACGGCAAAGCTTTACATGTCATGGGCTTGCTCAGCGACGGGGGCGTCCATAGCCATTATGAGCACCTATTCGCTTTATTGCGCCTCGCGAAACAGCAAGGCTTAAGCGAAGTCTATGTACACGGATTTTTGGACGGCCGCGATGTCGGTCCGAAAACCGCGCTTCATTATATAGAAGAAACTGAAAAACAAATGCAGCAAATCGGCATTGGGCGCTTCGCTTCCATCAGCGGACGTTATTACGCGATGGACCGTGACAAACGTTGGGAACGCGTTGAACTTGCTTACCGGGCAATAGTCGACGGAACCGGGCCAAGCGCCAGTTCCGCTGCGGCCGGCGTTGAGGCGTCTTATGCAGAAGGGGTTGTCGATGAATTTGTCCTGCCGTTTACGGTCAAGGAAGAAGGGGAAACGCCTGCTGTCATTGAATCAGGCGATTCCGTCATCTTCTTTAATTTCCGTCCGGACCGGGCCATCCAATTGACAACTGTGTTGACACGTCCTGATTTCGCTCATTTCCCGCTAAGCATCCAGCATCCGAAAGATCTGGTGTTTATTAGCTTCACGATCTATAGTGAGGAATTGAAGACCCGAATTGCTTACGACAACGTCAATTTGGTGAATACAATCGGGGAAGTATTATCGGCGAACGGCATGACGCAATTGCGCATCGCTGAAACGGAAAAATATCCGCACGTCACCTTCTTCATGAGCGGTGGTCGGGAAGAAGTGTTCCCGGGGGAAGACCGCATTCTCGTGTCATCACCGAAAGTGGCGACTTACGATTTGCAGCCTGAAATGAGCGCCTATGAAGTGACCGACCGTCTCGTCGAACAAATCGATGCAGGCGCACACGATGCAATCATCTTGAACTTCGCCAATCCAGACATGGTCGGCCATAGCGGCATGCTCGAGCCGACAATCAAGGCAGTCGAAGTCGTGGATGAATGTCTTGGCCGTATCGTTGAAGCACTCCATCGCCAAGGCGGATCGGCGCTCATCACAGCCGACCACGGCAACGCGGACGAAGTGCTGACTGAAGACGGCTTGCCGATGACTGCGCATACGACAAACCGTGTACCTGTCATCTTGACGAAGCATGGGGAAGTATTGCGGAGCGGTGGAATTCTAGCGGATCTCGCACCAACTATCCTCAAGCTGCTTGATGTTAAGCAGCCGGAAGAGATGACTGGAAAGCCGTTGTATTAAAACATTTTACAATTATACAAATTGAACAAACCATTTGAAAAGGGAGCTGTTGACATTGCCAATTATTACACACATCCAAGCACGCGAAGTACTCGATTCTAGAGGGAACCCGACTGTTGAAGTTGAGGTATTCACAGAAAGCGGCGCATTCGGCCGTGCAATCGTGCCATCTGGCGCATCTACTGGAGAACACGAAGCGGTTGAACTTCGCGATGGCGATAAGAGCCGTTACCTTGGTAAAGGCGTCCTTAAAGCAGTGGATCACGTAAACAACGAGATCGCTGATGAGTTGGAAGAAAACTATTCAGTACTGGATCAAGTATCCATCGACCAAGCGTTGATCGAGCTTGACGGAACTGAAAACAAAGGCCGCCTCGGCGCTAACGCGATTCTGGGTGTTTCCATGGCAGTTGCCCATGCAGCAGCGAACTATTTGGACATGCCTCTTTACCAATACCTCGGCGGATTCAACGCCAAGCAATTGCCGGTACCGATGATGAACATCCTCAACGGCGGCGAGCATGCGGATAACAATGTCGACATCCAGGAATTCATGGTAATGCCAGTAGGCGCTGAATCTTTCCGCCATGCCCTTCGCATGGGTGCAGAAATCTTCCACAACTTGAAAACTGTACTGAAAGACAAAGGCTATAACACATCTGTAGGCGACGAAGGCGGATTCGCACCAAACCTTGGCTCGAACGAAGAAGCACTTGAGACGATCATGGTTGCGATCGAAAAAGCCGGCTTCAAACCAGGCCAAGACGTCTTGCTCGCAATGGACGTAGCTGCTTCTGAAATCTACGACAAAGAAAAAGGCGTCTACACATTGGCTGGCGACAACACGGTCAAAACTTCTGCTGAAATGGTCGACTGGTATGAAGAGTTGGCAAATAAATACCCGATCGTTTCCATTGAAGACGGATTGGACGAGAACGACTGGGATGGCTTTAAGCTATTGACAGACCGTATCGGCGATAAAGTACAGTTGGTCGGCGATGACTTGTTCGTTACGAACACGAGGAAATTGGCACAAGGCATCGAGCAAGGCATCGGCAACTCGATCCTGATCAAAGTAAACCAAATCGGTACATTGACTGAAACATTCGATGCAATCGAAATGGCGAAACGCGCTGGCTACACAGCGGTCATCTCCCACCGTTCAGGCGAGTCGGAAGATGTAACGATTGCAGACATCGCAGTTGCGACAAATGCAGGTCAAATCAAAACAGGCGCACCGTCACGTACGGACCGCGTAGCGAAATACAACCAATTGCTTCGCATCGAAGACCAATTGCACGACACAGCGAAATACTTGGGCGTTAAAACTTTCTATAACTTGAAGAAATAATAGCGAATAGGTGAGGGGAAGCTGCCGGAGATTTTTTCCGGCAGCTTTTCTGTTAGAATGTGTGAGCAAGATAGAGCTTGCTTAGTGTAAGTTGTCTGAAGCTGATTTATGAATCATTGTAAAAAGCTTACGCTTCAGGGGCATGCTTGGGGCTCTCAGGATGCGAGTCATGCAGCTGATGCGACAGGACGTCGCGTTTTCAGCTGCCCGATAATAGGGGCGGGCTTCGAGCCCTTATGGCTACGCCATATAGGTCTCGCCTGTCCCGCGCAGTCCCTCCGGCGTCAGCCCCTTGCGCTTCAGCTTTGAAAAATTTCTATAAAAACTGGGCTTTGCTCATAGACTTTCTAATAAATATCGGGTGTTAATCAGAACGGAGCAAAATAGCGCAGAACCCCTTACTGCTCCTGCAGCGCTTCGCACTGCATCGCAAAGAATTCGCCTCGTTCACGTCGGCTAATTCTTGCCTGCGGGAAAGCGAGACAGATAAGACCCTGGACTGAGCAAAGCGAGGGAAGCGGCTCAGCGCTCGCCCGCGGCAAATGTATAGGCGAAGTAAAGCTAAGCCTATACATTTGCGATGCTCGAGCTTCGCGAGAGTAGAGCAAGCTTTTGTTGCAGCTATTTTGCGGAGTGAAGTTTAAATGCAATCTTACTTTCCGCTCTACTAGATAAAGCAAATGCTCCTCACCAACAGATTCAAAAAAGAATGAACAGAAAAAGATGAAATGGTCTAAACTATTTGTATTTTTTAGGGGCTCTATTGCTTGAGGTTTCAATTTTTGGTAAACTAGAGTTTGTTGTGAAGGTTCTTTTCAGGAGGTGGTATTTATGCATACATTGTTAATGACATTACTTCTTATCGTCTCGATCGCTTTGATTGTTGTCGTTCTATTGCAATCAGGGAAAAGTGCAGGTCTTTCAGGAGCCATCTCCGGTGGAGCAGAGCAACTTTTCGGCAAGCAAAAAGCCCGTGGGTTGGATCTTGTCCTACACCGGGTGACGATCGTCCTTGCTGCCTTATTCTTTATTCTGGCTATCGCCGTAACGAAAGTATAATGTAGAGCACATCGCCTGACCATTTAGTGGTTGGGCGTTTTCTTTTAGGGGAAATTGGGCACAGGCCTATATAATAGTAAGTAAATTTAGTTGGAGGGAAAGTTTATGCGCATTTCACAACCAAAACCATTCTTCTTTGAGCAAGGGCCGCGTGCGGTTCTGTTATTGCACGGCTTTACCGGCAATTCCGCAGACGTCCGGATGCTCGGGCGATTCTTGGAAACGAAAGGCTATACAAGCATCGCGCCGCATTACGCAGGGCACGGTGTGGCACCGGAGAAGCTAGTGGAGACAGGCCCTGTGGATTGGTGGAAAGACGTCGAACAAGCGTATCAAACACTGATTGACAAGGGATACCAGGAGATTGCGGTGGCTGGTTTATCGCTCGGCGGCGTATTCAGTTTAAAACTGGGGTATACAAAGCCTATAAAGGGCATTGTGACCATGTGCGCGCCGATGCACATGAAATCTACCGACTTGATGTACCAGGGCGTTTTGGAGTATGCCCGTGAATACAAGAAATATGAAGGAAAAGATGATAAGCTTATCGAAGAAGAGATGAAGAAGTTCGAGGAAAAGCCGATGGAAACACTCGCTGAACTGCGTGAGTTGATCGGTGAAGTACGGAATAACGTCGATCATGTCTATGCACCGCTTTTCGTCGTCCAAGGCTCATTGGACAAAGTCATCAATACAGAGTCTGCGAACATCATCCATGACGAAGCGGAGTCGACTGACAAGCGCATCAAATGGTACGAGAAATCGGGCCATGTCATTACGCTGGATCAGGAGAAAAAGCAATTGCATGAAGATATATACGAGTTTCTCGAATCGCTCGATTGGAGCGTGTGAGACGGTCTCAAAAGGAGGAGTTAGGATTGGACAAGAATGAACAGTCATTGGATCAGCGTTTATTGGCCTTTATGCGCGAAGAAGCATACAAGCCATTAACGGTGACAGAAATTGAAGAACAGTTCGGCTTTGAAGACGCCGACGAATTTAGGGAATTGGTGAAGACACTCGTCAAGCTCGAAGAAAAAGGCGAATTGGTGCGTTCACGTTCAAATCGCTACGGTGTGCCGGACCGCATGAACTTGATGCGCGGCAAATTCATCGGACACGCCAAAGGCTTCGGCTTTTTTGCGCCTGAAGAAGCTGGACTCGACGATGTTTTTATCCCGCCGAATGAAGTGAACGGAGCGGTAAACGGCGACACAGTCATGATCCGTGTTTCTGAAGGGTCATCTGGAGACCGCCGCGAAGGATCCGTCATCCGCATCTTGGAACGCGGCACAACGAAAGTCGTCGGCACGTTCCAGGCGAACAAAGGCTTCGGCTTTGTCGTCACAGATGACAAGAAAATGAATATGGATATCTTTATTGCTAAAGACGATACACTCGGTGCCGTCGACGGCCATAAAGTCGTCGTCGAAATTACCGGTTGGCCGGAAGGGCGTTTGTCCGCAACGGGCATGGTTACACAAGTGCTCGGGCACAAAAACGACCCTGGCGTCGATATTTTGTCGATCATCCATAAATACGGAATCGAAGTGGAATTCCCGCAAGATGTGCTGGACCAGGCAAATGCTGTACCGGACCAAATCGATCCTGAAGACCTGAATGACCGCCGTGATTTGCGCGATGAGCAGA
Coding sequences:
- a CDS encoding phosphoglycerate kinase; translated protein: MLQKMTMKDLDLKGKRVFCRVDFNVPMEDGKVTDDTRIRAAMPTIEYLVGQGAKVILASHLGRPKGQVNEDMRLAAAGARLAELLGNDVKCLEESVGDTVEQEIASLEPGEILLLENVRFHAGEEKNDPELAKQFAALADVFVNDAFGAAHRAHASTAGIAEHLPAVSGLLLEKELDVLGKALSEPDRPFTAIIGGAKVKDKIGVIDHLLDKVDNLIIGGGLSYTFLKALGHEIGNSLVEEDKLDLAKSFIDKAKEKGVKFYLPVDATVANEFSKDAETKTVKIEEIPSDWMGLDIGPETAKMYADVINQSKLIIWNGPMGVFEMEAFANGTKSVAQAMAETPGYTVIGGGDSAAAVEKFHVADKMDHISTGGGASLEFMEGKDLPGVTALTDK
- the tpiA gene encoding triose-phosphate isomerase, whose protein sequence is MRKPIIAGNWKMYKTASQAKEFVEKVNGLVPDAEKLDSVICAPALYLTQLVDAAENSALKIGAQTMHDKGEGAFTGEISPVQLADIGVDYVIIGHSERRQYFNETDETVNAKVKSAFSHQLTPILCVGETDEQREGGQMESIVESQVEKAVEGLTDAQIAELVIAYEPIWAIGTGKTATAEDANEACGIVRKKIASLYSDESAEKVRIQYGGSVKPANIQELLSMEHIDGALVGGASLETESFVKLLEAGSNA
- the gpmI gene encoding 2,3-bisphosphoglycerate-independent phosphoglycerate mutase, giving the protein MRKTANPAALIILDGFGCREETAGNAVAQAHKPNFDRLWNEYPHELLTASGEAVGLPDGQMGNSEVGHLNIGAGRIVYQNLTRIHKSIKDGDFFENPAFLDAVMNAKENGKALHVMGLLSDGGVHSHYEHLFALLRLAKQQGLSEVYVHGFLDGRDVGPKTALHYIEETEKQMQQIGIGRFASISGRYYAMDRDKRWERVELAYRAIVDGTGPSASSAAAGVEASYAEGVVDEFVLPFTVKEEGETPAVIESGDSVIFFNFRPDRAIQLTTVLTRPDFAHFPLSIQHPKDLVFISFTIYSEELKTRIAYDNVNLVNTIGEVLSANGMTQLRIAETEKYPHVTFFMSGGREEVFPGEDRILVSSPKVATYDLQPEMSAYEVTDRLVEQIDAGAHDAIILNFANPDMVGHSGMLEPTIKAVEVVDECLGRIVEALHRQGGSALITADHGNADEVLTEDGLPMTAHTTNRVPVILTKHGEVLRSGGILADLAPTILKLLDVKQPEEMTGKPLY
- the eno gene encoding phosphopyruvate hydratase; its protein translation is MPIITHIQAREVLDSRGNPTVEVEVFTESGAFGRAIVPSGASTGEHEAVELRDGDKSRYLGKGVLKAVDHVNNEIADELEENYSVLDQVSIDQALIELDGTENKGRLGANAILGVSMAVAHAAANYLDMPLYQYLGGFNAKQLPVPMMNILNGGEHADNNVDIQEFMVMPVGAESFRHALRMGAEIFHNLKTVLKDKGYNTSVGDEGGFAPNLGSNEEALETIMVAIEKAGFKPGQDVLLAMDVAASEIYDKEKGVYTLAGDNTVKTSAEMVDWYEELANKYPIVSIEDGLDENDWDGFKLLTDRIGDKVQLVGDDLFVTNTRKLAQGIEQGIGNSILIKVNQIGTLTETFDAIEMAKRAGYTAVISHRSGESEDVTIADIAVATNAGQIKTGAPSRTDRVAKYNQLLRIEDQLHDTAKYLGVKTFYNLKK
- the secG gene encoding preprotein translocase subunit SecG; protein product: MHTLLMTLLLIVSIALIVVVLLQSGKSAGLSGAISGGAEQLFGKQKARGLDLVLHRVTIVLAALFFILAIAVTKV
- a CDS encoding alpha/beta hydrolase, which gives rise to MRISQPKPFFFEQGPRAVLLLHGFTGNSADVRMLGRFLETKGYTSIAPHYAGHGVAPEKLVETGPVDWWKDVEQAYQTLIDKGYQEIAVAGLSLGGVFSLKLGYTKPIKGIVTMCAPMHMKSTDLMYQGVLEYAREYKKYEGKDDKLIEEEMKKFEEKPMETLAELRELIGEVRNNVDHVYAPLFVVQGSLDKVINTESANIIHDEAESTDKRIKWYEKSGHVITLDQEKKQLHEDIYEFLESLDWSV